The following are encoded in a window of Urocitellus parryii isolate mUroPar1 chromosome 7, mUroPar1.hap1, whole genome shotgun sequence genomic DNA:
- the Tmem107 gene encoding transmembrane protein 107, protein MGRISGLVPSRFLTLLAHLVVVITLFWSRDSNIQACLPLSFTPEEYEKQDIQLVIALSVTLALFAVELAGFFSGVSMFNSTQGLISIGAHCSASVALSFFIFERWECTTYWYIFVFCSALPAITEVALFVAVLGLKKKPF, encoded by the exons ATGGGTCGGATCTCGGGGCTCGTGCCCTCTCGCTTCCTGACACTTCTGGCGCATCTAGTGGTCGTCATCACCTTATTCTGGTCCCGG GACAGCAACATCCAAGCTTGCCTGCCTCTCAGTTTCACTCCTGAGGAATATGAGAAGCAAGACATTCA GCTGGTGATAGCACTGTCTGTCACCCTGGCCCTCTTTGCAGTGGAGCTGGCCGGTTTCTTCTCAGGAGTTTCCATGTTCAACAGCACTCAGGGTCTCATCT CTATTGGGGCTCACTGTAGTGCATCTGTGGCTCTATCCTTCTTCATATTCGAGCGCTGGGAGTGTACCACATACTGGTACATTTTTGTCTTCTGCAG TGCCCTCCCAGCTATCACTGAAGTGGCTTTATTCGTTGCTGTCCTTGGTctaaaaaagaaacctttttga
- the Vamp2 gene encoding vesicle-associated membrane protein 2 codes for MSATAATAPPAAPAGEGGPPAPPPNLTSNRRLQQTQAQVDEVVDIMRVNVDKVLERDQKLSELDDRADALQAGASQFETSAAKLKRKYWWKNLKMMIILGVICAIILIIIIVYFST; via the exons AT GTCGGCTACTGCTGCCACCGCCCCCCCTGCGGCTCCAGCTGGGGAGGGTGGACCCCCTGCGCCCCCTCCAAACCTCACCAGTAACAGGAGACTGCAGCAGACCCAGGCCCAGGTGGATGAG GTGGTGGACATTATGAGGGTGAATGTGGACAAGGTCCTGGAGCGGGACCAGAAGCTATCAGAACTGGATGACCGTGCAGATGCACTCCAGGCAGGGGCCTCCCAGTTTGAAACAAGTGCAGCCAAGCTCAAGCGCAAATACTGGTGGAAAAACCTCAAG ATGATGATAATCTTGGGAGTGATTTGCGCCatcatcctcatcatcatcatcg TTTACTTCAGCACTTAA